In Eleutherodactylus coqui strain aEleCoq1 chromosome 4, aEleCoq1.hap1, whole genome shotgun sequence, the following are encoded in one genomic region:
- the LOC136625142 gene encoding uncharacterized protein isoform X2, translated as MCSVFAVGDAWTPGIRVNDTGRNDYSWGWRNSTRTRKQDNFTCEANQKCYIVNITFDGTIWSGNPLSHISSTYRPSYALHKATGQINITSLVKVSCCQRPKELPYLNYSLVIQYVQNCTNTGVQFSFPLNETEVITCGNATEIENRAMWGQFLVFVNINASKIDPGHIKRVPSTCRLVGRDAQKTVIQASVQFPPSRTCPTKRSRRAWYDTLLGGYGALSGTINGFDIETLANRMHNAGSGIKDVLTLQANWMPTIWQPFSMQTDVDTIMLDLQDASNRFSYEINSNISNYVNWSICTLQTIYQQQQKNTLQTMLMTGNEQVWRTVFNQTITETDWIQLEAQKMVCNDILCKGTIFIYNVTKKNVMCKFVVLPLLIGVPEDMHFWVPRFNGIYIDDQNRTHDLSLCDDTLEGTICKVQSAVYEPCLLQNTINVCEWTVLPLTFKMMVEIAPQEVCLASNQPVVPGMVVPFSGCLRNVSALVWENETFVLLPEQDKTVAVNWQPLPLNVSNWDLNLTKFKKLLEDTEEVQQHIKLLNRSLATHIVSTTVIAGKIVKMGSAIADATSHHWYDIFMGYSSSAQTTLNWLIHPVLVLAIVVILLSLWNCFMAYKVFCRKPKVLMVSYGK; from the coding sequence atgtgttcggtgttcgcagtaggtgatgcgtggacgccagggatccgcgtcaatgacaccggaaggaatgattattcgtggggctggaggaattcaacccgaaccaggaagcaagacaacttcacttgtgaagccaaccagaaatgttatatcgtgaatattacctttgatgggactatctggagtggaaatccattatcgcatataagttcgacctaccgtccttcatatgcactgcataaggcaacgggacaaataaacattacgtcacttgtgaaagtgtcctgctgtcagagaccaaaagagttgccatatctcaattactccctggtgatacaatatgttcagaattgtacaaatacgggagtgcagttttcatttcccttaaatgagacagaagtaattacgtgtgggaatgcaacggagatcgagaatcgggccatgtggggccagttcctggtattcgtgaacattaatgcttctaaaatagatcctggacatataaaaagggttccatccacctgtcgcctggtgggacgagatgctcaaaagactgttatacaagcctccgtgcagtttccaccctcaaggacttgtcctaccaagcgttcccgtcgagcttggtatgataccttactcggaggctacggagcgctttctgggactattaatggttttgatatagagactttagctaatcgaatgcataacgcgggaagtggtattaaagatgtgctcacattgcaggctaactggatgcccactatatggcagccctttagtatgcaaacggatgtggacacaataatgcttgatttgcaagatgcatctaataggttttcatatgaaataaattctaacatatctaactatgttaattggtcaatatgtaccttgcagaccatttatcagcaacaacaaaagaacacacttcaaactatgctcatgactggcaatgagcaagtgtggaggaccgtgttcaatcagactataactgagactgattggatacagttggaggcgcagaaaatggtttgcaatgatatattatgtaaagggaccatattcatatacaatgttactaaaaagaatgtgatgtgtaagtttgtagttctccccttacttataggtgttccagaagatatgcatttctgggtacctagatttaacgggatttacattgatgaccaaaatagaactcatgatttatcattgtgtgatgatacattagaagggaccatatgcaaggtccaatcggctgtttatgaaccatgcttattacaaaatacgatcaatgtatgtgaatggactgtgctgccactcacttttaagatgatggttgaaatagccccacaggaggtatgtttggcaagtaatcaacctgttgtacctgggatggttgtcccattttcaggatgcttgcgaaacgtatctgcacttgtttgggaaaatgagacctttgtgttattacccgaacaagacaagacagtggctgtcaattggcaaccactgcctttaaatgtgtcaaattgggatctaaatttgaccaaattcaaaaagttgttagaagacacagaagaagtacagcaacatattaaattgcttaatagatctttggcaacgcatattgtaagtactactgtaatagctggcaaaattgtaaagatgggatcggctattgctgatgccacgtcacaccattggtatgacatctttatgggttattcatcatctgcacaaaccactcttaattggctaatacatcctgttttggtattggccatagttgtaatacttttatcgctatggaattgtttcatggcatataaggtattctgtagaaaaccaaaagttttaatggtatcatacggcaaatag
- the LOC136625142 gene encoding uncharacterized protein isoform X1: MLQYPNHIIIFGILGVMCSVFAVGDAWTPGIRVNDTGRNDYSWGWRNSTRTRKQDNFTCEANQKCYIVNITFDGTIWSGNPLSHISSTYRPSYALHKATGQINITSLVKVSCCQRPKELPYLNYSLVIQYVQNCTNTGVQFSFPLNETEVITCGNATEIENRAMWGQFLVFVNINASKIDPGHIKRVPSTCRLVGRDAQKTVIQASVQFPPSRTCPTKRSRRAWYDTLLGGYGALSGTINGFDIETLANRMHNAGSGIKDVLTLQANWMPTIWQPFSMQTDVDTIMLDLQDASNRFSYEINSNISNYVNWSICTLQTIYQQQQKNTLQTMLMTGNEQVWRTVFNQTITETDWIQLEAQKMVCNDILCKGTIFIYNVTKKNVMCKFVVLPLLIGVPEDMHFWVPRFNGIYIDDQNRTHDLSLCDDTLEGTICKVQSAVYEPCLLQNTINVCEWTVLPLTFKMMVEIAPQEVCLASNQPVVPGMVVPFSGCLRNVSALVWENETFVLLPEQDKTVAVNWQPLPLNVSNWDLNLTKFKKLLEDTEEVQQHIKLLNRSLATHIVSTTVIAGKIVKMGSAIADATSHHWYDIFMGYSSSAQTTLNWLIHPVLVLAIVVILLSLWNCFMAYKVFCRKPKVLMVSYGK; encoded by the exons atgctacaatatccg aatcacataatcatttttggaatccttggcgtcatgtgttcggtgttcgcagtaggtgatgcgtggacgccagggatccgcgtcaatgacaccggaaggaatgattattcgtggggctggaggaattcaacccgaaccaggaagcaagacaacttcacttgtgaagccaaccagaaatgttatatcgtgaatattacctttgatgggactatctggagtggaaatccattatcgcatataagttcgacctaccgtccttcatatgcactgcataaggcaacgggacaaataaacattacgtcacttgtgaaagtgtcctgctgtcagagaccaaaagagttgccatatctcaattactccctggtgatacaatatgttcagaattgtacaaatacgggagtgcagttttcatttcccttaaatgagacagaagtaattacgtgtgggaatgcaacggagatcgagaatcgggccatgtggggccagttcctggtattcgtgaacattaatgcttctaaaatagatcctggacatataaaaagggttccatccacctgtcgcctggtgggacgagatgctcaaaagactgttatacaagcctccgtgcagtttccaccctcaaggacttgtcctaccaagcgttcccgtcgagcttggtatgataccttactcggaggctacggagcgctttctgggactattaatggttttgatatagagactttagctaatcgaatgcataacgcgggaagtggtattaaagatgtgctcacattgcaggctaactggatgcccactatatggcagccctttagtatgcaaacggatgtggacacaataatgcttgatttgcaagatgcatctaataggttttcatatgaaataaattctaacatatctaactatgttaattggtcaatatgtaccttgcagaccatttatcagcaacaacaaaagaacacacttcaaactatgctcatgactggcaatgagcaagtgtggaggaccgtgttcaatcagactataactgagactgattggatacagttggaggcgcagaaaatggtttgcaatgatatattatgtaaagggaccatattcatatacaatgttactaaaaagaatgtgatgtgtaagtttgtagttctccccttacttataggtgttccagaagatatgcatttctgggtacctagatttaacgggatttacattgatgaccaaaatagaactcatgatttatcattgtgtgatgatacattagaagggaccatatgcaaggtccaatcggctgtttatgaaccatgcttattacaaaatacgatcaatgtatgtgaatggactgtgctgccactcacttttaagatgatggttgaaatagccccacaggaggtatgtttggcaagtaatcaacctgttgtacctgggatggttgtcccattttcaggatgcttgcgaaacgtatctgcacttgtttgggaaaatgagacctttgtgttattacccgaacaagacaagacagtggctgtcaattggcaaccactgcctttaaatgtgtcaaattgggatctaaatttgaccaaattcaaaaagttgttagaagacacagaagaagtacagcaacatattaaattgcttaatagatctttggcaacgcatattgtaagtactactgtaatagctggcaaaattgtaaagatgggatcggctattgctgatgccacgtcacaccattggtatgacatctttatgggttattcatcatctgcacaaaccactcttaattggctaatacatcctgttttggtattggccatagttgtaatacttttatcgctatggaattgtttcatggcatataaggtattctgtagaaaaccaaaagttttaatggtatcatacggcaaatag